The genomic segment TGATGGAATATaagcaaaatatattattatagctTGATAGTACATTAAAGCTACATTGAAGATATTGCAAATTTATTCACAAACAACAACTTCTTTTAATTCTCtacttttcttgttctttttaaaGGCAAGCTTTGCTGAAGTGAACAACATATTGAATCTCTGGTCCCATGTCATGAGAGGAATAGGGAGATCTCCTTAGTTCCTATCTAGtcgaatgaagaaaaaaaagcctAGCTTGAGGCACCTAAGACTCTACCTATATTCTTGTAGCGTCTCGAATGGTGTTTATCATTTGGGAGTCTCCATCCGTAAGTTTTCTCAAGGTTAATTTCGATGGTTGTATAATAGATGGTAGCAGGAGGGGTGGAGCaggctttgtgatcagagacctgAACTCTAGAACGGTGGCAGCTAAGAGAAGCATGATCTTCAATATCTCGGTCCTTAGAGAAGAGTTGAGGGCTACCTGCACCGGCCTCAGCCATGTCTGGCGTGTTTTGAAAAACAGTGTCATTTTATTGGAGTGTGACTCAACCACAGTGGTTGGCTAGATTCAGGGTCGTGCGAGTAAGGTATGAATCCATCCCCTGCTTTGGGACATCTAGAGCTTGGCAAGAGGATGCATCTTGTTCGGAGTCAGAAAAATCTACAAGGAGGCGAATGGTGGAGCGAATTGGATGACTTCTTTTGCGGTGGATCACTCTGATGGGATTCTCTGAATCGATGAGGCGCAGTTGCCAAGGgccttttaaattttattattttctaactTTCTTGGATGTATTTATACTAAAGTAGTGTGAATCGCCCATTGTAGCAAAAAAAAGTCTAAAAACAAAAGCAAGGAGTCAATAAAAGTTCGGTTAAGCTCTCTAAGCTCTTAGCTGCAATTGATCCTATAAGTTCAACATTGCCAATTGAGTTAACACTAGCAAGTTGCCAGTAGAGGAGAATTGACGTGCTACCATAGTATATGTATTGTTTTCAAGAATCATTAATTAGAGGTGGAATTTTGCTTCCAATTTTGTATAATAACctaattaagaaaaaaaggttTAGTTTTCAAAACTAACTTTTCAATTACTTAGGCATCCATCCCTTTGCACTTCACCGGCTTTATATATTTGCATGCTAGCAGGTAGCGTCAACCGTATGAACCGCTAAGCTTGCTGCACTCCACTTTGTCAGCTGACTCTATTTTCTACTAGCTAAAAACATGTTTCAAGTAAAACGAACTGCTACACTTTGCTTGCTTCTATATGATAATATGCACCATCATTTGTTGCACTCctcaaaaaatagaaagagatCAAAGAATGAATGGTTCTCCAAAAGGCAATAGTGATTGAGCTTGAGTAAGTGAAAGGCAGGTCGAAAGAGCTAATTTGACTCAGACAATCCACAAGTGAAGGATTGTTCCTTTAGTGTCAAAATTGTTGCAAAATTGATAGTCAGTGAATCTTGAGCAATATATATGCTAAGGTTGCCTATCACTATTTTGCTCCTTTCTAAAGGCCTCCTGCTCCAAGTTTCATTGAGCACCTATTTCAAGTTTCATTTTGGGCATTTACTAGGTTTGAGATTATTATATGGTCCAATTTATGTGTCTAGACTGTCAACCTTGAAAGGGGCTCTTTCAATACTATGGCTTGGATCAAAGTCTCCAACAATTCCCACAACCCTTATCTAAAGAAGATAGCTTCATTTAGCCTCCaaggttttaaaataaataaattttaaggaAAGGAGATAATCAAGCAAACTTTCTTACCAACTAAGCCTCTGATGCTATCAAGCTCTCTTCCACTTGCTGATACTCTCACTTTTCACTAAAGATCTCTTATCACATTCTATTGATGCAACTGCTCAAGTTTTTCTTAGATAGTAGCTATTCTTTTCTGTTTTCACATTTATCCTTCTATTCAATTGGGTTCTAGCCTTTGTcctctagaaaaataaaaattattatacGATCAAAATTTGACTAAATTAAAATGAAATTTTGGTTCTCTTTAACCTTCAATCACCATTTACTCAGTCTAAGTTCTAACTTATCTGTTCATTTTGTGCATCTTGCATTAAGTTGATGCACTTCAAATTCTCTATATACTTAACTTTGATTTATGGCAAAATatcaatctcatctaattgctcTTAAACTTCCATTTTAGGATATATAACATAGGGACTCTGTAATTTGTaggaaatgtttcttttaactagTAATTCATATCCTACTTTCTAAAAATGAACAAGCAACACTGAGATCATAATTAAAACAATAAGTTTTGAAGAAGAGAGATTAAGCACAACATAAttaataattattaatatttaGTTAAAGATACCatttttatatgatattttCTAAACTTTTCTTGAAAAGGCTATTAACATAGGAacaaaatttggtatataatctTTTTGAAAATTTGGAACTTCTATATTTAGTATAGAAAAAGCATTGTACATAATACACTCTTGCTTTTCCAAACTAAAAGAATGGTCATGTACCTATTAGTACTATATAGGTCATTAAACTAGGGATTTAGATTGTAACTTTTGCGTGAAAGATGGATTCCCCTTCCTTCGTGCAAATCAACTATTGGATTACCTACGGCTCATATCTCAAAGCTCTCCAAAGCCATCATTCATCTATCTGTACAAATTTCAAAGCAGACAGTGGATTCGTgtaaaggtgaatccttcttttgcaTGAAATATACAACCTGTTCTCTTAAACTAGTAGTAAAAAAGAAAGGTAagattgaattaggattttgagGAACATGGGTGTAACTAAAATATAAAAGAGAGtgtggaaagaaaaagaggctTGTAGAGATACAGTGAGAGAGCTTAGAGTAGGGACTTGTCTTATTTATGgctaagtatttaaaaataaaagtaacttATACCATCATTGATCGATAAATATGTATTGCTATACAAGCTCAACATGAGCTAACAAAGGGCTAGTTCAAATGAgaataaaaatagaaagaaaggtgtaTTTAATAGTAAGGGTTAATTTGTAACTGATGGTGATATAATGGGGTCAGCATAAAATTTGGGGGCACATTGGGGGTATTCTATATTAATACGTGGTAGTATGATACATATAGACTGTATGTACTCTTCAAATCCTTGATAGGGTTATATTAGAAAGTTCATCAAGAGAAAAATATCATAAGTTAGATTGGATAATTAGATTATGTTATACATGACAATGACAAATTTGAGTAGGCAGCATATATGGTCATATTGTCATAGAATATAATAAATTAGTTATGACCTTCCTCTAAATTAAATTTGATCACAATTAATGGTAGAGAGAGTATGGGTAGCTTATAAGAGTTTCTTGTTGACAAGAGGGAAATTTAAAAGAGAGGAGTATAgtttttaatgttttcttaGTAAAAGCTCCTATATGATGTTTTCCTAAAGTTTCTTAAAAATGACAACAccctttaagaaataaaattttaatgcatgaaatattttaaaatttaaaatttcatttattaatataaaaaatgtaCCATCTATTTCAATTCCAAAAATATATCGGTTTATAATGCTATAAAAGAGACTAAGttggtaaaaagaaaaaaaaaacatgattgAAAGGAGATCCTAGAGAGCATTAGCAACCTTAATAGAAAATAAAGTATATAGGAAGGGAAAAGGTATATTGAAAAGAGACTAAAATGAGAGAACATGTATATAAGTAACATATAGAGAAGGTTTTTCTAAAAGAAATGTCTAGAGAATGGTTTCTATTATATCTCTCTTTAGACTTTTTGAGAGAGACATTTCTTTTCTACCATGCCTATAACCAAAATAATATCCCTTACCTTGCTACCAACTTCTTAGGACTTTTGGTTTTTTGTGGCTAGGGAGCCCTCCTCTCTTTCATTATCCTTTTTTCACTCTATCTCCCCTTCCTCTCCTCacactttctctattttttttcctacCTCTTTCTCTTGTACCATAGTGTTCTTCTTAACCTTCGCATGGCTTTGTAGTCAAGCTTTTGACTGCAATCTTGCAAAGTTTTGTCGCATgaggcctctccttctctaGTTCAAATCTCTACTCTTATGGGGGTCTCAAGTCATTGCATGCTCTTGTCTCCTCTAATGCTCCTCCTTTACTCCACCCTTTCCGTCTCTCTCTGTAGCCCCTCTACTTATCTCTTACCTCCTCAATCTCTCCACCATCCCCCCTCTTTCTCGCTTCTATGTCCTCCCCCTTATCTCTCTTTCTAGTTCTCTTCACCCTTGAATGTTCTTGCATCCTCAATCTACCTAGTCTCCCCTTCTTCCCCACGtgtaattttgaaatttgataTTCACTCAGCAACCATTTCTTTGTTTGGTTGTAAGACATGATTTCAATAGTGGTGGAGTATATTATGGACAATAGGAACCCGATCATAACTGTTTGGTTGTTTTTGTGGCAATAAATTCAAGATAATGATGGTCTGCCCTGTGGGGGTTGCCTTCCCCTAATTTTATCTCTTTGGCTCCATGGCTTATAATAATGGCTCACATGATGAAATTGGATCCCTCCCCATCATAGTCATATATTCATCTTACTAATCAAAGTCTCCATCATGGTTTGAATCTAAATttcaatttgaatttgaattgttTTGTTgggttttggaaaaaaattgctTTGGTTTGTTTTCCTTGTTATTTTGGGGTGACATCtatgagatgattttttttatattatcatAGAGGGACTTTATTGGGTTGCATgagattttttctctttttattggTACTTTATGTACATTTCTAATTTCCCCTTCCacctttttctcaaaaaaactcTATAGAAGTGTTATTTTGGGAAATGAAGATAATTAGTAAGCTATAAACTATATTGAGAAAAAATGTTATAATTTGGGCCAAGCAATTAGGTTATTATATTTTACATAAGAAATATGGAATTTAATGGGTAGTTTATGAAGTATGGTACTTTAGGCTGTTAGtgaagaaataaattagttgtaaGGTCTCTTGTCAGATATGATTAGATAAATGAGAGGGCAGTTTCTAATAGCCTATTTTGgatgatagatagagagaggttTGAAATGTATAGTTTAATGTTTGCCTAAGGATGCCACTTTTATATGATGCTTTTAGTTTACTTTGAAAATAATAAATGCCTTGTTAGAATAAAGTTTGATATATGGAATTTTGTTGAAAATTGAAATCTCCTATCTTTTcacaaataaaaaaggagtgtaCATTAAGCATCTATTATCCCAAATCCAAAGGATGATGATATACTAATTAAGGATACTATAAAAGCGattaaattattaaaaagaaaaaaagataagatTGAATTGGGATACAAAGGAACATTTGTAGgcataaagaaagagagataatgggGATAGTAGAAAGAGATATTGAATAACATTAAAATGTTTGATACCACAATCGTTACATGTGAGTACATTAGATACTTGCTCCTACTAGATTATTATTATAACACAAGTACCTGTACTTTGTCTTTTTTGAAGAAATACCTATAATTTGTGTCAATCATATTATATTGTGACATCTGGTTTAGGTAGTCTTGATGGACTGTGCACTTTGGGAGAATTTCTTAATACTCGATCGAGTTCGTGCCTTGATAGAAGTGACCCAAACTATAATAGTGGCGAGGTATGGACTACTTGGTATTTTAAGatctaaatttttgattttggacTAATATTTGTAGATTGTTTGTGGACTATAGTAGGACCTTACTTCCTAGGATTCCcattagattttaattatatttgcaatgatatttttggtttttttttttgataaagcaATGAATTTTGATTGTCTGGACATTCTTTCTTTGGATTTTGTTCCAGCAGGAATCTTATCATCTAGAAGGTGCTACCATTTTCAACCCATTGGATGACTATAAAAAGTCTGTGACTACAATTATCAAGGAATACTTCAACATTGGAGATGTGGACTTGGTAGCCTCTGATCTAAAAAGCCTCGAGTCCAATGAGCACCATCCCTACTttgttaagaagcttgtgtCCATGGCTATGGATAGACAtgacagagagaaagagatggcCTCAATTTTGCTATCAACCTTATATGCTAGTGTGATAAGCTCTACTCAAATTAGCCAAGGCTTTGTTATGCTTCTTGAATCCGCAGATGATTTGGTGATTGACATACTTGATGCAGTTGATATCTTAGCTCTCTTCATAGCCCGTGCAATTGTTGATGAAATACTACCTCCAGCTTTTCTTCTTCGAGCAAAGAGAACATTGTTCATGTCCTCTTTAGGGCTTCTAATTTTACAAACCACTGAAAAAAAATATCTATCAGTTCCACACCATGCAGAGTTTGTTCAACAACGATGGGGTGGTAGTACCCATGCCACTGTTGAAGTAGTTAAGAAAAAGATTTTAGACCTATTGAGAGAATATATTCAGAGTGGAGATGTGAAAAAAGCCTGCAGGTGTATTAAGGACCTAGAAGTTTCATTCTACCATCATGAGGTTGTGAAACAGGCTTTGATCCTTGCCATGGAGATAAAGACTTCAGAGAAACTGATATTGAAGCTACTAAAAGAAGCTACTGAAGAATGTCTAATCAGTTCTTGTCAGATGTTGAAAGGATTTTCCCGAATCATTGATAGTCTCGATGATTTGACACTTGATATTCCCTTAACCAAAGATACCTTTCAGTTACTAGTTCCAAAAGCAATCTCTGAAGGATGGCTTGATTCTTCATTCTTGGTCACATTTTCTAATGCAGCTGGCGAAAATAGACATGAGAATGAGAAGAAGTTAAGGCATTTTAAGGAAGAATCTATAAAGATAATTTGTGAGTATTTTTTGTCAGATGATATACCTGAGCTTATCAAAAGCCTTAAAGATCTTGCTGCTCTAGAATACAATCCTATTTTCCTCAAAAAATTGATAAGACTTGCAATGGATAGGACAATTAgaaaaaaggaaatgacttctATTCTCCTATTTGAACTTCATCTTGAGGTCTTCTCAAGCGAAGATTTTGTGAATGGATTTATAATGCTTTTGGAGTCTGTGGAGGACACTAGACTAGACATTTTAGATGTCTCAAATGAGCTAGCTTTTTTCCTAGCTAGAGCAGTGATTGATGAGGTATTGGTCCCATTCGATTTAGATGAAATTAATAGTAAGCTCCCACGCAATTGCAGTGGTAGAGAAGTTGTTCGGATGGCTCGCTCACTTATTTCTGCACGTCATGGTGGAGAGAGGATACTAAGATGCTGGGGTGGTGGCATCGGTTGGGCATTGGAGGATGTAAAGGACAAAATTGCAAAACTTCTAGAAGAATATGAGAGTGGAGGTGATCTAAGGGAAGCTTGTCATTGCATTCGTAACCTTGCTATGCCTTTCTTCAATCATGAAGTAGTAAAGAGAACTTTGGTTATggcaatggaaaagaaaaatgatggcCTCCTATTTCTACTAGAAGAGTGCTATGGTGAAGGGTTGATTACCATCAATCAGATGACAAAAGGCTTCTCTAGGGTCAGAGATGGCCTAGATGATCTAGCCCTTGATATCCCAAATGCAGGACAAAGTTTTGACTTATATGTAGAGCATGCCATgaagcatggatggctcttaCCATCCTTCAATGCTGGTACACTATAGTCTCCTGTTGATACAGGCACTTGAAGATTAGAATATTGGTTTCTTTATTTCATTGCTTCTGTAAGCTTCCAAAtttcattattaaaaataaaatttgtatgCAAAATACTTTTGAGTagagttatgtctatttaaaaTATCTTTTAGTTCACATGGAATATTATAAAAAGATCTTTTGTATAAATGAAGGCAAGCTCCCTAACCAATGATCCTCCCTTTATATTGCACTACTGAGAGAAGCATTCTTGAAACCTTGTATTAgccattttaatttaattataaaaaaataatattagttGGGGAAATTTGTGTTGATCaacttatttttgtttttacagATGTGGTATTGGTGAGAGAATAGAATATATAGTCAAGGTAGTTTTCAAGctgataaaatattaattaaatcaatAGGGTTTGATAGAGGACCACATGCATATAGGATTATCATAAGTAGTAACTAATGTTTGGGATGTCCTATTCTCACATATTTATGTCTATTTCACTATCAACATATGCCAAATTAGGCGTTCCTAGTATATATAGCCTACAAGGTAGTGGTACTGAGACTTGCAATTTTGTTAATCAAATGTTTTAACTATGTTGTATTGAAAGGTCAATTTCCTAAGGAGCCTTTTAAATTTTGTTAtatagattttgaaaattttgttgtaAACTATCCTACCTTGTATATTGGGTCTAGATCTAATGGTGTATTAGCTTCTACTTGGCTTAAATTGAAGTGCACATTGCTTGATAATTATACTTAATTTGATTGTTCTTGTAGTCTAATTATCATCATGTGGAGATGCTAAACGATACATCATAAATAGCTACTTATTTCACAACTCTAAGAGCCTTGTAACCTTTTATAGTTGGTCTTACATGAAATATATTTTCATGTAGGATGATTCGAACTATCTCACTCTTAGAGTTATAAACCTTGGACAACAAATTCATGTAAGTAGACATGAATGATTATAAAAGATTCTAGTTCAAGATATGGAAAGTTTAAAGTTTTTTGCACTCAAATGCCATGTCATAACTAAAATAAGACTATAGATGGGGCAGATACAGGATAAATCTAAGCaagatttaaaatatatttttggaatcTATTTGGATTCGTATGTAGTTCTGAGTTGGATTTGGCTTTAGACATTATTAGGTTGGTAGATTttttacttaatttttttaattattttgagtATTTACCTTAAGAATCGCTTTCATGAGAAAACAATCATGTGACAAAACACTAAATTACACTATCCATGGTGTCCAATCTTCTTTTTACATGATTTTAGTTCTCGCTAATTAAATGTAGCTCAAATGTTTCTTTCTCTATATATAAATGCCAAATCTTAGTTCAGTTTAATCTTAGCCATGAATGGCTATCTTTACATCTTCTATACTTGGATATACGTGACATGTAGCATGCAAATATGCATATAATTATTTAGAAAATGTTATTTGTGTTATTGGTTAGTACATAAAGTTTAGCAATGATTATACTTCTAGGATTTGAGTTTAAAATATATCAATAATATAGAACATGTGAACTAAAAGTTTGACCATAAATTATTTACAACATCTAAAATTCATGTTGAGGAATTTTAACAATAATTGACTTGGTAAAAAATGAGTGACTTCTAAATGTGGGATCCCAAAATGCATGTTATGCGATATAAATCCATTAGCAATCATTCAAGAGCAGCTAAGAAGAGAAAGCATTATCTATCCAGTAGACATCATCAATTAATCTATAACCATGCTTCAATTGATAAAATCCTGTTTGTATAATGTTACAAAGCTAGAGTGCTAATACGCATAGCATGTCATATAAATTAATGCTTACATATTTAATCAATATTTGCATGTTAGTGTCGTTTCACTTCAAGTCTATGTTAGTTATTACCGAGTATGTCTTTGAGTTATTTGATTCAAGTCTAAACATATTCATGATCAAATCAGTAACAATTTATATCATATAATCAATATTTGAGACCATATTtggaattttctaattttagagtcatgattttatcctttttaatatattttttttaaaattttgagtgTGTCTTCAGTGAAGAGAGAATATTTAAAAATAGAGAAGCATAAGATAATGATGTGAGAAAATATGGATTTGGAACCTTGAAGTGGAAATTTCCAATTTATGTTTAAGGTTTAATTGCATAATCAAACACCTAACATTTTAAATCATAACTCATGATTTTAAAAATATGAGTGTCACGAACTATCATAATTTTGTGGTACATAGTATATCCAAACATGTCATAAACTTGCATCAATAATCCTGTCAAACTTCAATTTTGAGATAGAAACCTAGTTATCTTTTTTCCAATGAGCAAATTAGTGAGTCATTAAATATCATTTTCAGTCGTAACATGAAAAGAGTAACCCTTAAAGTCATTTGAAAACTAGCCAACAAAAAAGATGTGAATAAACTTCCAACCTTCAGAAATGATCTTGAAGAAAAGTATATTTTTTTCTCATGAAAATATAACATATGCAAAAGGAGGCAACATTGCTTTTGTATATTTTTGCAATCACTTAGTAGATGAATATAAATGCAAATGCTAATTCCCATGGGTTTTAGTGATTGAGATGGaacttaagaaattccataGTTACTTGCGGGAATTATCTTCAATGGGGCAAATGTAGTTTaagacaaaataaaaaaaaaataatgatggaGCAACTTTTGATACTAAAGCATTAAATATTTCACTCCAATTGATTCCATGAGTTGTTCTTTTTGAGGTATCATTTCTTGTTTCTATTTGAAGATGATAAAACATATGATATGAAAATTATGTGGACTCTcacaaatctaaaattatatatgatgTGTCAATCAACAACATATATACATTTGGGTTTAGGTAGaggtattttattattttcaatcAACCTTTCAATTCAACTTTTAGACACAAAAACTAACTATTTAGCAAACTTTATTCCATTAACCTATAAAAGTAGATGGACTTTGTCTTTATTCCATAGAAGCTAAACTTTCATTATGTTGAGAAAGGGTAAATATTTCAAAGGAGGGGAAGAGAAAGtgctaaaattatattatttagaAAGATAACAATTGGAGGTCACCTCTTTCTCCCTTCATTTGTTTTTGACCCTTAATACATTGTGATGGTAGGAAAATAACCGTATATGATGTTAAGAAATTCAAAGTAATGGAAGAATCCAAAAAAGTGTCAAAAGTTGCATATCCTTAATTCGAGACTAGCTAATATTGTTTGTGAATCCTACCAAAAGGACTTATAATTGTAGTGGGTGATTATAAAATCAAATTCTTCAAGTAATTGTAATAATGGCTCTATAACTCTTTCTCAAAAAATAATGGTTCAACAGCTATGTTGTGGTAATCCAACTTTATTAAATAAAAGGGAATTCAAATACTTTTCTAACAAGCAAGAGtctaataaaactctattgtcATGTGCTTGGGTTTGTCCAAAAGGGGGTGCTAATTAGGActtgtataatattactgttaCAAAGATTACGATGTGGCAATATAGCAAGTGTTCTCTTAGAAAATGATTTAAATTATTGTGATATTCTCATTATCCTTTTGGTCATAAACAAGACACTAATTCTTGAAAAGCTTTCATGGAGAGCCAATAGATTGTTTAAGTTAATGTTAAATTGGGTCATTGTTTAGTCAAGTTAAATTTTACAACTAATTTAGTTAGCAGTTTTGGTTACaggatgtggagtgattgattaaaatccctatttgattttgatgagc from the Phoenix dactylifera cultivar Barhee BC4 chromosome 14, palm_55x_up_171113_PBpolish2nd_filt_p, whole genome shotgun sequence genome contains:
- the LOC103711621 gene encoding MA3 DOMAIN-CONTAINING TRANSLATION REGULATORY FACTOR 1-like, whose protein sequence is MASQNERFAKDEKREVLDTVAQNAGVFSLSLRSTTSLVSNQHHIVGIRHVRTHSGKLERVMQCSLDGLCTLGEFLNTRSSSCLDRSDPNYNSGEQESYHLEGATIFNPLDDYKKSVTTIIKEYFNIGDVDLVASDLKSLESNEHHPYFVKKLVSMAMDRHDREKEMASILLSTLYASVISSTQISQGFVMLLESADDLVIDILDAVDILALFIARAIVDEILPPAFLLRAKRTLFMSSLGLLILQTTEKKYLSVPHHAEFVQQRWGGSTHATVEVVKKKILDLLREYIQSGDVKKACRCIKDLEVSFYHHEVVKQALILAMEIKTSEKLILKLLKEATEECLISSCQMLKGFSRIIDSLDDLTLDIPLTKDTFQLLVPKAISEGWLDSSFLVTFSNAAGENRHENEKKLRHFKEESIKIICEYFLSDDIPELIKSLKDLAALEYNPIFLKKLIRLAMDRTIRKKEMTSILLFELHLEVFSSEDFVNGFIMLLESVEDTRLDILDVSNELAFFLARAVIDEVLVPFDLDEINSKLPRNCSGREVVRMARSLISARHGGERILRCWGGGIGWALEDVKDKIAKLLEEYESGGDLREACHCIRNLAMPFFNHEVVKRTLVMAMEKKNDGLLFLLEECYGEGLITINQMTKGFSRVRDGLDDLALDIPNAGQSFDLYVEHAMKHGWLLPSFNAGTL